From a single Pseudoalteromonas nigrifaciens genomic region:
- a CDS encoding phage tail protein, which translates to MSQTITQLQQLTSFLLQSLKGAIHTNNLDAWQERGTLIISGEDKGQDGYAVAKWKHTAVIAIEDFPHRKVNPYNLLAMVSAFLIDSDWPRDEYGLDDPEIDIDVVSKDNATVLIDVQLIDDIELIPADNGPVLFNDARYYVSLAPISIAEDVDVNIKGQS; encoded by the coding sequence ATGAGCCAAACAATTACCCAATTGCAGCAACTAACCAGCTTTTTATTGCAAAGCCTAAAAGGCGCAATACACACCAATAATTTAGACGCATGGCAAGAGCGCGGCACACTAATAATAAGCGGCGAAGACAAAGGCCAAGACGGTTACGCAGTAGCAAAGTGGAAACACACAGCGGTTATAGCAATCGAAGATTTTCCGCACCGCAAAGTAAACCCATACAACTTACTAGCAATGGTGAGTGCCTTTTTAATAGATAGCGACTGGCCACGTGACGAATACGGCCTTGATGACCCCGAAATAGACATTGACGTAGTAAGCAAAGACAACGCAACAGTGCTAATCGACGTGCAACTAATTGACGACATCGAGCTAATACCCGCCGACAACGGCCCCGTATTATTTAACGATGCACGTTATTACGTATCGCTAGCCCCAATTAGCATAGCCGAAGACGTAGACGTAAATATTAAGGGCCAATCATGA
- a CDS encoding DUF2586 domain-containing protein: protein MSLGKVQVNNLNLGQGDISAIERHFLFVGRAGDAAEESQLFSIGAQTDLSKTFADSPLRDQLIAAQKNAGQNWTAAVYPLAEAENIIDAIDRANEVQSFEMVIVCNEQKTSAEITTIHDHLESLKATLGRFVSALIAVPGIDVATQTWPAYEAATVALQAGVAAHLVVPVPQLHGNNVGVLAGRLCDRSVSIADSPMRVATGSVLGLGAAPVDSESEPLSLATLETLANARMSVPQWYSDFEGTYWSDAQTLDAEGGDYQYLEHLRPVHKASREVRVLAIRRVANRALNSTPNSIELNKAYFMKPLRAMSKSTTILGTQFPGEIQPPIEGDISIVWTTNKTVVIYMVLRPYNSPKEITVNIMLDLSSN from the coding sequence ATGTCACTAGGTAAAGTGCAAGTTAATAATTTAAATTTGGGGCAGGGTGACATTAGTGCCATCGAACGCCACTTTTTATTTGTAGGCCGCGCAGGTGATGCAGCCGAAGAAAGCCAATTGTTTAGCATTGGCGCGCAAACCGACTTAAGCAAAACATTTGCCGATAGCCCACTGCGCGATCAGCTTATTGCAGCGCAAAAAAACGCAGGCCAAAACTGGACGGCAGCGGTTTACCCACTAGCCGAAGCCGAGAACATTATTGACGCAATTGACCGCGCCAACGAAGTACAAAGCTTTGAAATGGTTATTGTATGTAACGAGCAAAAAACCAGCGCCGAAATTACCACTATTCATGATCACCTAGAATCGTTAAAAGCCACATTAGGCCGTTTTGTATCTGCATTAATTGCAGTGCCAGGCATAGATGTTGCCACGCAAACATGGCCCGCTTATGAAGCCGCAACCGTGGCACTGCAAGCAGGTGTTGCCGCGCACTTAGTAGTACCTGTACCGCAATTACACGGCAATAACGTAGGCGTATTAGCGGGGCGATTATGTGATCGTAGCGTAAGCATTGCCGACAGCCCAATGCGCGTAGCCACTGGCAGCGTACTTGGCCTAGGCGCAGCACCGGTTGACAGCGAAAGCGAACCACTATCGCTAGCAACACTAGAAACCCTAGCCAATGCCCGCATGAGCGTGCCGCAATGGTACAGCGATTTTGAAGGCACCTACTGGAGCGATGCCCAAACGCTAGACGCAGAAGGCGGCGACTACCAATACCTAGAGCACCTACGCCCAGTGCATAAAGCCAGCCGCGAAGTGCGCGTATTAGCCATTCGCCGTGTAGCAAACCGCGCGCTTAACTCAACGCCAAACAGCATTGAGCTAAACAAAGCGTATTTTATGAAACCGCTACGCGCCATGAGCAAAAGCACCACTATTTTAGGTACCCAGTTCCCCGGTGAAATACAGCCGCCAATTGAAGGCGATATTTCAATTGTATGGACCACCAATAAAACCGTGGTTATTTACATGGTGCTACGCCCATACAACAGCCCTAAAGAAATTACCGTCAACATCATGCTTGATTTAAGCAGCAACTAG
- a CDS encoding phage tail protein, producing MASVITIAGEKLFAEKAQANEQLDIDTFIFANVPAQDPAAPINRDELLPSDHIVHQQIVQQVGRINENVVVYSTVLDSVTGPFEFNWVGLFSSVNQTLVAINHIPSTAKTITEPGAAGNTLNRNFGIEYSGIADLTGINVAPETWQLDFTARLSGMDELTQQLAKDLNGVDSFIDDGFKVTPRSALNSFEIKPGVGYINGLRAELKEVTYLNVSEYPKYVYGDAYFEGDAASTWAPRVQCYTSDVEIDDFIDEQGRKHFLAKLAIIHGYNEVEEKRIKFNLRQDSSVRAFEKLDDAKKDRLLKLDQEFKVNERNAVYKVRKKNEEVVDNTLAIQLYENDFIGKLMMDKEVTEKNLGIVAGDVAYDLFNIDILDSVRDILIEKNIKFVIDSSEDIAIRREFKFVRSLDLKPLRIKTAGGGGFLRTGIVKDEIEGQKVLSVGEQKTFVKGVRLEGGLPVRFSSLVGSDGKLPNRRGRNTTCLYLGNMYDFEIDVILSYGENAIYGKSIFNGSGKVNIEWCHKGWALKPLSIGSAGSACTSLDFNTNFDFTIHPFDIENVVYSKFKGYCQAIRMQYEHYESDEIAIIFRDEGLGSVSFEYGIEAVEAMYRYNSIVPSYIDMKLRIELGNSKENHFEIDASRVSNVPFLDQAYFSTIPPGVLAFKNTQFSGSTVRQSTNETPVFHKPNKETRISLDGGYIESGEYFKMKSNNSIWENVSSTGARFENGFLYPDGNETNFNVNNGINLIDLGEIEIDSNGEVEINAPSGFGRILFVNIHVVRSTNESINGLTIMERKSFSWKYKTGLGNGFFVNASILCLKS from the coding sequence ATGGCTTCAGTAATTACAATTGCAGGTGAAAAGCTTTTTGCTGAAAAAGCGCAAGCTAATGAGCAACTAGACATAGACACGTTTATTTTTGCAAACGTACCCGCTCAAGACCCAGCAGCACCAATTAACCGCGATGAGCTTTTACCAAGCGATCATATAGTGCATCAACAAATAGTGCAGCAAGTAGGCCGCATTAACGAAAACGTAGTGGTTTACTCAACCGTGCTAGACAGCGTAACAGGCCCGTTCGAATTTAATTGGGTGGGGTTGTTTTCTTCAGTAAACCAAACATTAGTAGCTATTAACCACATACCAAGCACCGCCAAAACAATTACCGAACCAGGCGCGGCGGGTAACACCCTAAACCGTAACTTTGGTATTGAATATTCAGGTATAGCGGATTTAACGGGTATTAACGTAGCGCCAGAAACATGGCAACTAGACTTTACCGCGCGCCTAAGCGGCATGGACGAGCTAACCCAGCAATTAGCCAAAGATTTAAACGGTGTAGACTCATTTATTGATGATGGCTTTAAAGTAACACCGCGTAGTGCACTTAACTCATTTGAAATAAAGCCAGGCGTTGGTTACATAAATGGATTACGAGCTGAGCTTAAAGAAGTTACTTATTTAAATGTTAGTGAATACCCAAAATACGTTTATGGGGATGCTTATTTTGAAGGCGATGCAGCATCAACATGGGCGCCACGTGTCCAATGTTATACATCGGATGTTGAAATAGACGACTTTATTGATGAGCAAGGCAGAAAGCACTTCTTGGCCAAGCTGGCTATTATTCATGGTTATAATGAGGTTGAAGAGAAGCGTATAAAATTTAATTTAAGACAGGATAGCTCAGTAAGAGCTTTTGAAAAATTAGACGATGCAAAAAAAGACAGGTTATTAAAGTTAGATCAAGAATTTAAAGTAAATGAAAGGAATGCAGTTTATAAAGTTAGAAAAAAAAATGAAGAGGTTGTAGATAACACATTAGCAATACAGTTATACGAGAATGATTTTATAGGTAAACTCATGATGGATAAGGAAGTTACTGAAAAAAATTTAGGGATAGTTGCAGGGGATGTAGCTTATGATCTGTTCAATATAGACATTCTAGATAGTGTAAGAGATATACTCATAGAAAAGAACATAAAGTTTGTAATTGATAGCTCAGAAGATATAGCAATTAGAAGAGAGTTTAAGTTTGTCCGATCGTTAGATTTAAAACCATTAAGAATTAAAACAGCAGGAGGTGGGGGGTTCCTAAGAACAGGCATTGTTAAAGATGAAATAGAGGGTCAGAAAGTGCTTTCAGTTGGAGAGCAAAAAACCTTTGTTAAAGGAGTAAGGTTAGAGGGAGGTTTACCAGTTCGATTTAGCTCTTTAGTTGGCAGCGACGGCAAGCTGCCGAATAGAAGAGGAAGAAATACAACTTGTTTGTACTTAGGGAATATGTATGATTTTGAAATTGATGTTATTTTATCATATGGCGAAAATGCAATATATGGGAAAAGTATTTTTAATGGTAGTGGTAAAGTAAACATAGAGTGGTGCCATAAAGGATGGGCTTTAAAGCCTCTTTCTATAGGGTCCGCAGGTAGTGCATGTACAAGCTTAGATTTTAATACAAATTTTGATTTCACAATACACCCTTTTGACATTGAAAATGTTGTTTACTCTAAATTCAAAGGGTATTGCCAAGCTATAAGAATGCAGTATGAGCATTATGAAAGTGATGAAATAGCAATTATTTTTAGAGATGAAGGGTTAGGATCTGTGTCATTTGAGTATGGCATAGAGGCAGTAGAGGCAATGTATAGATATAATTCAATTGTGCCTTCGTATATAGATATGAAGTTGCGCATCGAGTTAGGAAACAGCAAGGAAAATCACTTTGAAATAGATGCCAGCAGAGTTTCAAACGTACCATTTTTAGATCAAGCATATTTCTCAACTATACCACCCGGTGTTTTGGCATTCAAGAACACGCAATTTAGCGGCTCTACGGTAAGACAATCAACAAATGAAACTCCTGTATTCCATAAGCCAAATAAAGAGACGAGAATAAGCTTAGATGGTGGGTATATTGAAAGTGGGGAATATTTTAAAATGAAATCAAATAATTCAATATGGGAAAATGTATCATCTACAGGTGCTAGGTTTGAAAATGGTTTCTTATATCCCGATGGTAACGAAACTAATTTTAATGTAAACAATGGTATAAATTTAATAGATTTAGGTGAAATTGAAATAGATAGTAATGGTGAGGTAGAAATAAATGCCCCGAGTGGTTTTGGTAGAATTTTATTTGTTAATATACATGTAGTTAGAAGTACAAATGAATCAATCAATGGCTTGACTATAATGGAAAGAAAATCATTTTCATGGAAATATAAAACAGGGTTAGGGAATGGTTTTTTTGTAAACGCGTCAATACTTTGTTTGAAGAGTTAG
- a CDS encoding TraR/DksA C4-type zinc finger protein: MDDLDHLVIAQERAEKRFVDQRLNGLKNSRVISATDCIDCGDPIPKARQKAIKGVQRCVPCQSLSE; encoded by the coding sequence ATGGATGATCTAGACCACCTAGTAATTGCACAGGAACGCGCTGAAAAACGTTTTGTTGATCAGCGCCTAAACGGACTTAAAAACAGCCGCGTTATTAGTGCAACGGACTGCATTGATTGCGGCGACCCAATACCAAAAGCGCGACAAAAAGCCATAAAAGGTGTGCAGCGCTGCGTACCGTGCCAATCGTTAAGCGAGTAG
- a CDS encoding DUF6890 family protein — protein MLTYRRKILPHEDDSELNIARAAWLLKRQREDLETLVANAVCKAFGGK, from the coding sequence TTGCTAACGTATCGGCGGAAAATACTCCCGCACGAAGACGACAGCGAACTAAACATTGCTCGTGCTGCATGGCTTTTAAAACGCCAGCGTGAAGACCTAGAAACACTCGTTGCCAATGCAGTGTGCAAAGCCTTTGGAGGCAAGTAA
- the gpM gene encoding phage terminase small subunit gives MELEDDLKRLKSYVTRADKITHKREVLLPKWLPIVEDYLAKKGKQNEDNPIFAYCTIWMFDVGNFARGLEFGFRAIEFNQPMASSIRRKWPGFIADTVFDWAQTQAEKGHSIEPYFGQVFSNVANHWKLPEQVTAKYYKFAGLALLRSKNGDISPSTVGDVQRLQQADGYLAKAAELHKHAQVKTVRNKIAMRLRAIAELNAQ, from the coding sequence ATTGAATTAGAAGACGACCTAAAACGCTTAAAAAGCTATGTAACCCGCGCCGACAAAATCACCCACAAACGTGAGGTGTTATTGCCAAAGTGGTTACCCATTGTTGAAGACTACTTAGCAAAAAAAGGAAAGCAAAATGAAGACAACCCGATTTTCGCGTATTGCACGATTTGGATGTTTGATGTTGGCAACTTCGCTCGTGGGCTTGAGTTTGGTTTCAGAGCCATTGAGTTTAACCAGCCCATGGCTAGCAGCATTCGCCGCAAGTGGCCTGGTTTTATTGCCGACACTGTTTTTGATTGGGCGCAAACCCAAGCAGAAAAAGGCCACAGCATTGAGCCGTATTTTGGCCAAGTGTTCAGCAACGTTGCGAACCATTGGAAATTACCAGAGCAAGTTACGGCTAAGTACTACAAGTTTGCGGGCCTTGCGTTACTGCGCAGCAAAAATGGCGACATTAGCCCGTCAACCGTTGGCGACGTGCAAAGGCTACAGCAGGCCGACGGCTACTTAGCTAAAGCAGCAGAGCTACATAAGCACGCACAAGTAAAAACAGTACGAAACAAAATAGCCATGAGATTAAGAGCCATTGCCGAGCTAAACGCCCAGTAA
- a CDS encoding 3TM-type holin, with protein sequence MGWFSKVFNGNPIEAIGKAGDALFTSDEERQQLSNDLAEIQQKPLLMQALANTHAAQHRSTFVAGARPFLLWVCGFGFLFTFLINPILQWIMPEAGTPELPTDVMMELTLALLGLASLRTVEKIKGVAK encoded by the coding sequence ATGGGCTGGTTTTCAAAAGTATTTAATGGCAACCCAATAGAAGCCATTGGCAAAGCGGGCGATGCATTATTCACATCAGACGAAGAACGCCAGCAGCTAAGCAACGATTTAGCAGAGATTCAGCAAAAACCGCTGCTAATGCAAGCGCTAGCAAATACCCATGCAGCACAACACCGCTCAACTTTTGTAGCGGGTGCACGCCCTTTTTTACTCTGGGTGTGTGGTTTTGGCTTTTTGTTTACTTTTTTAATAAACCCTATTTTGCAATGGATTATGCCTGAAGCCGGAACGCCAGAACTGCCAACAGATGTAATGATGGAATTAACCCTCGCATTACTTGGCCTAGCAAGTTTAAGGACAGTAGAAAAAATTAAAGGAGTAGCCAAGTGA
- a CDS encoding phage tail tape measure protein yields the protein MSLPQQLMFTVGMIDQITKPIAKISSSLNGLTNDYQAGTMKMASGVAGIAASGYALQNALMPAIEMDRALGEVSSLGVRESALKQLTDTSYQFALKYGKSSTEFVKSSYDIQSAIAGLNDADLSAFTLSSNVLAAATKSDAGTITNYMGTMYGIFKNQANEMGKGEWVEQLTGMTATAVQAFKTTGTEMSGAFTAIGAQATSAGISMNEQMAILGTLQATMSGSEAGTKYKSFLAGVGKAQDALNLTFTDSQGAMLPMVDILNQIKGKYGETIDVAEGDALKKAFGSAEAVATINLLMNDIDGLGKSINDLGDVTGMQQAEKMAMSMTDQSERLSQSWYVIRAAWGSAILPVFNDFVGMIADMGTSVVWFTEAFPNLTKWIGYAAVGVLGLVAAGGLFTLMMGAGKMAIVAWTVGAMVWGGITTALTTGLTFLKGAMLALNIVMYANPILLIVAGIVAAIAAVGALIYYWDDLKATMGEWGWIKAIVGVFTSVWSTIKNLFTGYLNWWIDKINMLPGVDIELISSGSNASTSSIDAIEPIRSKAEKGGITQQISNANQQKSTSVGTVNVYPAKGETNFMNFVEMQS from the coding sequence ATGAGTTTACCGCAACAGCTAATGTTTACCGTTGGTATGATTGACCAAATTACTAAGCCTATTGCAAAAATAAGCAGTAGCCTTAATGGGTTAACCAACGACTACCAAGCTGGCACCATGAAAATGGCGTCGGGCGTTGCGGGTATTGCGGCCAGTGGTTATGCACTACAAAACGCACTCATGCCAGCCATAGAAATGGACCGCGCACTAGGCGAAGTAAGCTCGCTTGGTGTGCGCGAGTCTGCATTAAAACAACTTACCGACACCTCGTACCAATTTGCGCTTAAGTACGGCAAATCGTCTACCGAATTTGTTAAATCGAGTTACGACATACAAAGTGCCATTGCCGGGCTAAACGATGCCGACTTATCGGCATTTACGCTATCGAGCAACGTATTAGCTGCGGCCACTAAGTCAGACGCAGGCACTATTACCAATTACATGGGCACCATGTACGGTATTTTTAAAAACCAAGCCAACGAAATGGGCAAAGGCGAATGGGTAGAACAACTAACCGGCATGACCGCAACCGCAGTACAAGCGTTTAAAACCACAGGTACAGAAATGTCGGGCGCATTTACCGCCATTGGTGCACAAGCAACCAGTGCCGGTATAAGCATGAACGAACAAATGGCCATACTAGGCACATTGCAAGCAACCATGTCGGGCAGTGAAGCAGGCACAAAATACAAATCGTTTTTAGCTGGAGTAGGCAAAGCGCAAGACGCACTCAACCTAACCTTTACCGACAGCCAAGGCGCAATGCTGCCAATGGTCGACATACTAAACCAAATAAAAGGCAAGTACGGCGAAACCATAGACGTAGCAGAAGGCGACGCACTTAAAAAAGCATTTGGCTCAGCCGAAGCCGTAGCCACCATAAACTTATTAATGAACGACATTGATGGCCTAGGTAAATCAATAAACGACCTAGGTGATGTAACCGGCATGCAACAAGCCGAAAAAATGGCAATGAGTATGACCGACCAAAGCGAGCGACTAAGCCAAAGCTGGTATGTAATTCGCGCTGCATGGGGCAGCGCAATACTGCCCGTATTTAACGACTTTGTAGGCATGATTGCCGACATGGGCACCAGCGTTGTGTGGTTTACCGAAGCATTCCCTAATTTAACAAAATGGATAGGTTACGCCGCCGTTGGCGTGCTTGGCCTTGTAGCTGCAGGCGGATTATTTACGCTAATGATGGGCGCAGGAAAAATGGCCATAGTTGCATGGACAGTAGGCGCAATGGTGTGGGGCGGTATAACCACCGCACTAACCACAGGGCTAACATTTTTAAAAGGCGCAATGCTGGCACTTAACATTGTTATGTACGCCAATCCAATTTTATTAATTGTTGCAGGAATAGTTGCCGCTATTGCCGCCGTGGGTGCATTGATTTATTACTGGGACGACCTAAAAGCAACTATGGGCGAATGGGGGTGGATAAAAGCAATTGTAGGCGTGTTTACCTCGGTTTGGTCAACCATTAAAAATTTATTTACTGGCTACCTAAATTGGTGGATAGACAAAATAAACATGCTGCCCGGCGTAGACATAGAACTAATAAGCTCAGGCTCTAATGCCAGCACATCAAGCATCGACGCAATAGAGCCAATTAGAAGTAAAGCCGAAAAAGGCGGTATTACTCAGCAAATAAGTAACGCAAACCAACAAAAATCAACCAGCGTTGGCACTGTTAACGTGTACCCAGCCAAAGGCGAAACTAACTTTATGAACTTTGTGGAAATGCAGTCATGA
- a CDS encoding head completion/stabilization protein — translation MSFGFEATAQNSIAIDATSGWPALSTGEFRDHRRIPEFFEETVLADSLNRSVLEVQQQLLKYIAKENTDVAFTQTNGVPNFSPSQQSVYRGAVYARSHSDLMGYFSSVDQKAAGNNKADDVEQQNAILAQSNRSIRLLLGLGRAGVQLL, via the coding sequence ATGTCATTTGGATTTGAAGCAACAGCACAAAACAGCATTGCAATAGATGCAACCAGCGGCTGGCCAGCATTAAGTACCGGTGAATTTCGCGATCATCGCCGCATACCTGAGTTTTTTGAAGAAACCGTACTAGCAGACTCGCTCAACCGCAGCGTGCTCGAAGTACAACAACAACTGCTTAAATACATTGCGAAAGAAAACACGGACGTTGCTTTCACCCAAACAAACGGCGTGCCTAACTTTAGCCCCAGCCAGCAAAGCGTTTACCGTGGTGCCGTGTATGCACGTTCGCACTCAGATTTAATGGGGTATTTTTCATCGGTAGACCAAAAAGCCGCAGGAAATAACAAAGCCGACGATGTTGAACAACAAAACGCAATACTGGCGCAATCTAACCGTAGCATTCGTTTATTGCTTGGCCTTGGCCGCGCAGGAGTGCAATTGCTATGA
- a CDS encoding baseplate J/gp47 family protein — protein MADLTPIIDFKRIVENAGIPTTEEGWKTLFKQDVDASGSIIANESPYSPFWRLISAIVAKPATWLVNKVLIEKILPNLFLQTATDSQFIEAKAWEHDLTRKSEERTQGKVRFNRAANTGPSLLISAGTVIQTDAINGTVYRVLTINDVILPENQTSVLVPVIAENAGAAYNLGAGYYHILPEAVTGISSAINDEHWLDALGADAETNQDLKLRTRNAFTAAAPWHIDAVYRAILTQRSGLDTDNIFFEHDAPRGPGTANAYILLDTGTPSQSLIDDLNDYVMAKGFHGHGDDLQVMAMPGINVSVGVTIYPHAYLLETQVTALLANVENFIRSAFRENTDYTVTKTQPASRFSFSRLSQELHKEFDGIDSLNWHQTDITSQNNVPRLTALTIENGNAL, from the coding sequence ATGGCTGACCTAACCCCAATAATCGACTTTAAACGCATTGTAGAAAACGCAGGCATTCCCACTACTGAGGAAGGTTGGAAAACGCTATTTAAACAAGACGTAGACGCAAGCGGCAGTATTATTGCAAACGAGTCGCCATATTCACCATTTTGGCGACTTATTAGCGCCATTGTGGCAAAACCTGCAACATGGTTAGTAAACAAAGTATTAATTGAAAAAATACTGCCAAACCTGTTTTTACAAACAGCCACCGACAGCCAATTTATTGAAGCCAAAGCGTGGGAGCACGACCTAACCCGAAAAAGCGAAGAGCGCACACAAGGCAAAGTGCGTTTTAACCGCGCCGCCAATACAGGCCCCAGCTTATTAATTAGCGCCGGTACAGTAATACAAACCGATGCCATAAACGGCACGGTTTACCGTGTGCTAACCATTAACGACGTAATATTGCCTGAAAACCAAACCAGCGTATTAGTGCCAGTAATTGCCGAAAACGCAGGCGCAGCTTACAACCTAGGCGCAGGTTATTACCATATTTTACCCGAAGCGGTAACAGGCATTAGCAGCGCTATAAACGACGAACACTGGCTTGATGCACTCGGTGCCGACGCAGAAACAAACCAAGATTTAAAACTACGTACCCGCAACGCATTTACCGCCGCAGCGCCGTGGCACATTGACGCCGTTTACCGCGCTATTTTAACGCAGCGATCAGGCCTTGATACCGACAACATATTTTTTGAGCACGACGCCCCGCGTGGCCCGGGCACTGCAAACGCCTATATTTTATTAGACACAGGCACACCCAGCCAAAGCCTAATTGATGATTTAAACGACTATGTTATGGCAAAAGGCTTTCATGGCCATGGCGACGACTTACAAGTAATGGCCATGCCAGGCATTAATGTAAGCGTAGGCGTAACCATTTACCCACACGCCTACTTGCTCGAAACCCAAGTAACGGCATTGCTCGCCAATGTTGAAAACTTTATACGCAGCGCGTTTAGAGAAAACACCGACTACACAGTAACTAAAACGCAGCCCGCTAGCCGCTTTAGCTTTAGCCGCCTAAGCCAAGAGTTACACAAAGAGTTTGACGGTATCGACTCATTAAACTGGCACCAAACCGATATAACCAGCCAAAACAACGTGCCGCGCTTAACCGCGCTAACCATAGAAAACGGTAATGCGCTATGA
- a CDS encoding phage protein, giving the protein MRLSGMNFNVNLGDIMVQVDTASLAITDNSAVSQTGGVPDGFVDGDVAASGELSVNASNFALISDAAKSAGSWRGMQTFDILFYAKTSKDEMKVEAFGCRIKLSDILDIDKKGGSASLFKIPFDVTSPDFVNINGVPYLRSEEIENIVQ; this is encoded by the coding sequence ATGCGTTTATCAGGAATGAATTTTAACGTGAATTTGGGCGACATTATGGTGCAAGTTGACACCGCATCATTAGCTATTACCGACAACAGTGCTGTAAGCCAAACAGGCGGCGTACCAGACGGCTTTGTAGATGGCGATGTAGCAGCCAGCGGCGAACTATCGGTTAACGCCAGTAACTTTGCACTCATATCAGATGCTGCAAAAAGCGCCGGTTCCTGGCGCGGCATGCAAACGTTCGACATTTTGTTTTATGCCAAAACCAGCAAAGACGAAATGAAAGTAGAAGCCTTTGGTTGCCGCATTAAACTCAGCGACATTTTAGACATAGACAAAAAAGGCGGCAGCGCCAGCTTGTTTAAAATACCGTTTGATGTAACCAGCCCCGACTTTGTAAATATCAACGGTGTGCCGTACCTGCGCAGCGAAGAAATTGAAAACATAGTGCAATAA
- a CDS encoding putative phage tail assembly chaperone, with amino-acid sequence MKKHVVLTLGANDINFEVTTETYNGYLNDIMPNNKVAPAHNFVMRSVVDEDKEKLRKVLDDSPGAAMQICGLLQQEFAPAIEISVKK; translated from the coding sequence ATGAAAAAGCACGTTGTACTAACACTTGGCGCAAACGACATCAACTTTGAAGTAACCACCGAAACTTATAACGGTTACCTAAACGACATTATGCCAAACAACAAAGTGGCTCCAGCGCATAACTTTGTAATGCGATCAGTAGTAGACGAAGACAAAGAAAAGCTACGTAAAGTACTCGACGATTCGCCAGGTGCAGCAATGCAAATTTGTGGCTTGCTACAGCAGGAGTTTGCCCCAGCAATTGAAATTAGCGTAAAAAAATAA
- a CDS encoding pesticin C-terminus-like muramidase: MNNIKVNYNFISELEGGAQLNGYVPDAANSKSGVTIATGFDIGQCDEAALKYLLPEFIANKLKRFCLLKGNQALKACKQNPLNINENEATIIDLCVKQQSTDYLVATYNKHSAIKFEQLPEPMQTVIASVAFQYGNLAKRCPNFWRTAITQNTQAMIDELVNFGDRYTTRRWREATYLQQAEC; this comes from the coding sequence ATGAACAATATTAAAGTGAATTACAATTTTATTTCAGAGCTAGAAGGCGGCGCGCAACTAAACGGCTATGTGCCCGATGCAGCCAATTCTAAATCTGGAGTAACCATTGCCACTGGCTTTGATATTGGGCAATGCGACGAAGCTGCATTGAAATACTTATTGCCCGAATTTATTGCTAATAAATTAAAGCGTTTTTGCTTATTAAAAGGCAACCAAGCATTAAAAGCATGTAAGCAAAACCCGCTTAACATTAACGAAAATGAAGCAACCATTATTGATTTATGCGTTAAGCAGCAATCAACCGATTACCTAGTTGCTACTTACAACAAGCATTCAGCCATTAAGTTTGAGCAACTGCCAGAACCTATGCAAACCGTTATTGCGTCGGTGGCATTTCAATATGGCAATTTAGCCAAGCGTTGCCCTAACTTTTGGCGCACGGCCATAACCCAAAACACGCAAGCCATGATTGACGAACTGGTTAACTTTGGCGACCGATACACAACGCGCCGCTGGCGTGAAGCTACTTATTTACAACAAGCGGAGTGCTGA
- a CDS encoding DUF2590 family protein, which translates to MSIYSDLHIKNGDVVLDAGNNPTYLSNRDVIAQDIVHAILDTGLANLLVSDRGTGVTQDTQTQIKLLVEDDLRIMPGTVQVEQNQVNKGQWWVTAKTIEFGAISSLIIEAQ; encoded by the coding sequence ATGAGTATTTATAGCGACCTACATATTAAAAACGGCGATGTGGTGTTAGACGCAGGCAACAACCCAACGTATTTAAGCAACCGCGACGTAATAGCCCAAGACATAGTGCACGCAATTTTAGACACCGGCCTTGCAAACTTATTAGTAAGCGACCGAGGAACAGGCGTAACCCAAGACACCCAAACGCAAATAAAGCTACTGGTTGAAGACGACTTACGCATTATGCCTGGCACCGTGCAAGTTGAGCAAAACCAAGTTAACAAAGGCCAGTGGTGGGTAACTGCTAAAACCATCGAGTTTGGCGCTATTTCATCATTGATCATCGAGGCACAATAA